CTTCCCCAAGCGCATTGACCACCTCGATCGCGGCCACGCCATCTGCCGCCGAGCGTACCGAAAGCCGAACCGCACCCGACGATGGATTCGGACGAATGGCATCGATCTGCAGCATCCCATCATGCCGCAAGTATTCCCGGATAAGGCTATCGCCGCAGGCATCCGTGAGATCAATAAACAGCGTGTCATTCTTCGTCAGCGATGCAACCATGCATTCGCGGAAGGTCGTGTCTTGGTTGAAGTTTATTTCGTCGAGGGCAACGGTTGCGCTACGTTCTGTGGTGACGAGAGTATGGAAAAATAGTGTCGCGATCAGCGAATCGGGCGTTGCAGGTGCGGGATCGGTTCTGCCGAGAATGATCTTCACACTCGATTGACCAACCTCGCGCCGAATCACATCCCACCCAGCCGATGCGGAATCATGATCGAAGACTAATGCATCGGAATAATTGAGTATGAAGCTGAGTGAATCGACCGGTTCGTAGTATGCAGTATGTGTATAATGGATCGGCACGCTGACAGTCTTCCCGGTCGGTACAACGAGCTGCCCCGACCCATCCGTCACGAACTGTAGCCGGTCCGCATTCGCTTTCTTCGTGCGGTTGTACCACAGGCTCCCGTCGTAATTACCAGCCCAAATTCCATAGTTGGATACGAAGAAGCGTGATTCACCATAGTTCTCCGGACCACAGATGGGCATCCATGACCTACCTGAATCTAATGAGTGTAGAAAGCCAGGAAACGGATTTGGAGAAACGCCTTGTACTGTCTGGACAAAGAGTGAGAAATCGTCTGCGCCTACGGTTCCAACTAAGTTAAATGGTGGGTCGAATGCATAGATAAATTGCCATGTACTGCCCAAGTCAGTCGATCGAAATAGTGTATCCAGGTTATCTGAATCGCCCCGACGCGGATAACCTGAAAGCATAAATATGCTCCCACGAAACGATGCCGGTTGAATCGACTCCGTTGTTGTAGACATCATGTTCCAAGTTACCCCAGCATCACTGCTCGAGTAATTAGGAAAGAAGGTAGGTCCCGCAGTCAATCCGCTGTTTACGATGAACACATCAGCCTCATTTAACACTATGCCGCCGCTTAAGTCAAATGCAAGCGATGGGATGCCGAATGTATTCCACGAAGCTCCTTCATCCGAAGACACCAGAGCATAATCACCCCACCTCGATAATATTAACCGGGCTGATGACGGTATGTAAGTGACTGCATTCGAGGATTGTGACGTGGAGGCGGGTAACAGAGATTTCCAAGTGATGCCACCATCCGTTGTTGAGAAACATCCACCACTCCCACCCGATACAGATCCATCTCCAGCACTAAACCAGGCATGATGTTCATCTCTTACTGCAAACTCGGTAATGCTGCAGTTGATGCAGCCGTTTAGGAAATAGGTTTCAAGCCAGGTCTTGCCACCATCATTGGTTCTCCATACTCCAGCCCATTCCTTCTGTATCCCGTCCCTCATCGAGGTCCCCACAAGAATCGTGGGTGGTGAAACGTTGCCGGAATCAACGACTATCACTGTCGAGACTGGAAGTTGGAAGGTGCCGATTTTCCTCCATTGGGCATGCAACGACTGAGTGGGTAGCAGGCCCACCAAAAGTTGAAGAACCATGTACCATATTAGCCTTCGCTGAGGCACCCGATCTAACAGTCCGTAATATTGATTGATCCAGTACACTTGTACTGAGGTAGATATACTCTATTCTTCCGCAGACGTTAACATGACACTTATTTACAACCTGTCAGAAAATAACGCTACGGCAAAACAACGGTAACCGCACAGTGGCAAATTATCCTTTGTTTCCATCTGACCATGATAACAAACGTTGTACACGATATTGGTTGCTTGTGCACTACATCGCCACTCAGCTAAGATACGAATGAAACATATACCGAAGACGTGACAGCCATAAAGACCGGCACGAGGCACATTGTTGCGCTGTCTATCTTTATATCTTATGTTGAACTCCACCACAACACGCAAACGGGCGGCATTGCTGCCGCCCGTGACTTCATGGAGTGAATACATTCACCACCGGAGGATGGCTCCCACCGAACGCGAAGCGCTGGGGAGAGATGCAAGTAGGACTACCGAACAATAACTTTCACCGGTCGATCAAATCCAGACACAATCAATTGATAGACTCCGGGTTCGGCAGCGCCTGGAATTACAAAAGAGCATCCTCCTGGGCGTGAACGCAGTGACACCGAAATGGAAGTACCCAGGATGTCAACAAGTGTTGCGGTTTGCGCATGTATTTGCTGGCCCGATAGGGTCACCTCCGCACCATGATCAACCGGATTAGGCCAAACGTGAATGTCATTCTGAACAGACGCCTCATTGACACCCAGCGGAGCAACATCAAGGATCTCAATATCGTCAATTCCGGCTTCGGAAATTGTGCCTGGTGGCGGATTCATCTGAGGGTATTGCGAGGGTGCGACATAGTCACTGACAGCGAAGCGTAATGTGAACGATGAGTTGAGCGTGCTCGTCACATCCTTGACTCGGAATGCATAGGGTTTCCATCCATTGGATGAAAGACTGGTTGTTTGGAGCGTCTTATACGAAGATCCATTCGTCGAAAATGAAGATTTGAATACCGGAGCCCCACCGTTGGTCCCCTTGTCGTTGCTAAAATAGAACCAGAATCGAACAACAGGATCGGACATCCCGGCGAGGTCAAGCTTGTATGTTGTGGCAGTCGTTGCACCACCTGAGACCGGGCTACTCGTCAGGACGCAATTTGATCCGTCGACCGAATGGTCATCGTAGACATCCACTGAGCCGTCAGGTGTGCCGAACGTCCAGAGTCCGTTTGTCGCGGCATCGGAAGAAAGTCCAAACGTCCAGCCCTTGTCCGTCTCGCAATTGTCGACGAATTTCGAATCGTAACTCACGACAAACTCGAACGGCTGTGTCGTGTACATCGGGAATGTCGCTCTCCCTGCATCGACATAATTGGTAGACGCAGAGACATAATATCGAACCAGAGAATGCTGGGGCAGCCTTGGGATGCTACCTGTAAATGTACCATTGCCTGCTGCTGCCAACGCAACGGAGGAATACGTCTTCGCATCGGTCGAGTAGTACAACTTCACCGAGTCTGAATTGAGCGTTCCTACCGGTCCTTCAAACGAAGCCCTGACGGTAACAGGGTAAAACCAATCATCGGCCTTTCCATCTGCGATCGGGTCGACCTCAATGTTGCCATAATTCTGGATACCGAGATTATGGAGCTGAAATGCCTTGAGCAACTCCGCCGCATGTGGTGTCCCATCATTGAGATTGTTGTTGTCGTCATCGACGAGAAACATCGCCGTCAACACCTCGAGAAATACATCCCGAATTGATGCGGGGTCGTTAAAACCGGTTCCGTCCGGTGTATGATAGCCACAAAGATTGAATTCACGCTCGGCGATATCGTGACCTACAAGTTTACGATAATCCCAAATTGCGCCCGCAATGATTGTGCCTGTCATGTGCGCATCGGGCGAGATATCTTTTGGCCATTGCTTCTTGTTGTCGCTCGTTCTAAGTGTAGAATTCTTCCCGGTAAAGCCTTTGCCGATCACGGGGTCGTCTCGCAGGAAATTACTCGAGAGATCCGCAAAGCCCTCGTTGAGGGAGAGATCAGTCATATACTGGGCGCCGGCAACCAAATATCGGGCGTGATTAACCCGGTGGCCGAATTCGTGGGCGACAACATCTGCAATTTGTGCGGTATTCACACATCCCGATCCTGCAGCAAAAAAGTTGAGTGAAACCGACGTTGGATCATAAAATGCATTGCAGGTATTGCTCTCGTTCACTTTAACCAGTAAGCGTTGCTTGAGACGCTGGACTATCCCTGTATCAACCGATGCCACATGCGCGCGTGCCTCACCAACGGCGTATGCTGCATCTCGCTCTGCAGGATCCGCATTCGAATCGTCCCAACGAATATCACACGACCCGGAGGCGAACGTAGAGTTGATGATACCGTTGGGCTTACCATCCTGTCTCGACACCGAATAGTATGGACCGCTTAGTGTGCTCACCACTTTCACAGGGTATGTTGCGTCCGTAGACCAATATCCGAGTGAATCGGTAGTCAGTGATTTGTTATTCACCGTGACAGTAACGTATCCGAGACCGACAATTGTTAACGTATCCGTCGGTGTATGAAGATGGACGGCCGCCGTCACACGGCCTTGAACCGTTTCAGTCGATTGCTGGATTGCTACACCAGTGCTATCCGAGCTCTGCTCCTCCGCGAGACCGCGATTGGAGTTAGCCCTGTTGATGTCCGGAGCAATCTCGCCTGGATCCGAAGTGTAATTACACTCGACCATATCTCGCTTCTCGAGTAAGTCTGCTGTCCTCGCGTCAATCGTATATCGCAACTGGTGGAAGCCGTCACTGATAATCGTTTCGTAGGCAAGACGGAGGTCCGTTGGGGTCGGGAGATTGACATAAACGAGTGTCGGTTCCTGTGTGATCGTATATGGCTTGGGCCGACCACCGGAGTAATCGGTCTCTGCAACATCGAAGGCTTGCTCAGGGGTAATCGTCTCCCCTCCCAGGACGGGGCTTGCAGACGGGATAGACGACCGCAGAACCATCACCGAACCATTGAGTGCCCCAATATGAACATGTACATGACGGTCGCGTAATGGAATGCCACCGTAAGTGACGTCAAACAGTACATGCCATGAATTCCCGACGAGAACCGTCCCTTTGGTAATAAGTATCGCTTCTGTTGGAAGCAACAGCGCATTCGTTGCAATGCTCCTCACGTACCGTTCGGCTGCGGTCGAAACTTGCTGCTCATCTTGGCGTGCATCCTCGTCGAGCAACGGCGTTGATTTGGTTGGATCGGCAATAATCAATCGAGGACTCCCATCGTCGGCACAGGATACCAGTCGTAATACCCCACCCGAGGTGGTTGAGATTCGTTCGGCGGTTCGATTGTAGACAGCTCGTTCGGGTGTTGGTTCGGATCGCTTCGGCACTTGCGATCTAGACTGTCCAGCACACATAAGAAGCAATAGCGCAACAAGAAGCCAAGAACGACGAAATACGAGCATAGTTGTTTATTATTAAATAGTTCGCCATAATGAAAGACACTGTAGAAGGCAAAATGTTTTACTGAAAGGGACATTATGAGTAAGTTCTCATCCGCATAAAAAAAGAGACGGTTGTAACGCCGTCTCTTTCCGTCAACTCAGTAATTCGTAGGGGCAACCGGTGTTATTTCTTCATAAACATTTTATCGTCCACCGTGACGTTGTGCGTGATCGAGGTGAGCTCGACCGTCTGGTCGCCGCCGCCGTGGATGGCGATCTTGAATGCGTACGGGATGCCATCGACCGGACGGAAATCGCTGAAGTCCTGCGTCGAGACGTTGTCGCCTTCGATCTGTTCGAGACGCGTGCGGTAGCCCGTCTTGACGTCGATGTACCATTTCTCGTGGTACTTGCCCGGCTTCTGCACGTCGAGTACGTACGCATCGCCGGCCGGCACTGCCTGAATGCCGAGCACTTTGAGTTCGTAGCCCGGGTCCTTCAGATGAAGCTCTTCGTTAAACACCGCACCGCCGAGTTCGGAGTGCGCCGTTTCCGGATCGACCTCGCCACCCTGCCCCGGAGCGTAGCCATAGACATGCTCGCCGTCGACGCGGGTCTCGATGACGATCGGCGCGCCGAAGTCGATCTTCTTCCACACGCGCTTCGGTGCGGCATCGATCTCCTCGAACTTCGCTTTGCGCGTCATGCCGCCGATGTCGGCGCTGAGCGTGCCTTCGATCTTGCGATTCTTCAGCGCAGCATACGCCGGCTTGTTGAGACCCTGATACAGTTTCTCGAGCACTTCATCGACCGTGACGTTCGTCGAGTGCATCTTCACTTCGACGTTCTTCTTCGGCTTGAGGTCGAGATCATACACATCGACCTTCCCGAAACGCTGCAACTTCGGCAGCACCTGCGATGCATCGCCGACGACGATGATGCTGAGGTCTTCCGGCGGATAGACCTTCTTTGCAACATCCATCAACTCCGCCGACGTGAACTTCGAGATGCGCTCGGGGTAGGTCGAATAGTAATCTTTCGGCAGATTGTATTCGAGCGTCGAGAGCACGAGGCCTGCGGTGTTCTGCGGCTCTGCGAGATCCATCATGAACTTACCGGCGATGAGTCCCTTCGCAAAATTGAGTTCGGACTCGCTGATCGGCTCGGTCGAAAGGCGCTTGTACTCCATGAGCATTTGGTCGAGAGCGGAATCCGTCACCGAGTTGCGAACTTCGGCAACGGCAACCATCACACCCGGATCGATCGAGCGTGTGAGCGAACCACCCGGCGTGTAGGTGTAGCCATGCTTCTCGCGGATGTTCTGGAAGAGGCGGTTCTGGAAACCGATCACGCCATTGCCGGCGAAGATCGACATCACCAAGCTCGCCCGGTCGTAGTCCGGGTTGGAGCTTGCAAGGCCGAGGTGCTGCAGACGAACGGTCGACTGGGCCGAGCCCGGACGATCGACGAGGCTGATCGTGGTGCCCTTTGTCGGCTGCACGATCGGGAACGACGGCGGGAAATACGTGCCTTTGTTCCAATCGCCGAACTGCTTTTCGAGCACCGGCTTGATTTCTTTCTCAGTAATATCGCCGACGACAGCGATGATCGCGTTCGATCCGCAGAAATGCATCTGGTGCCACTGCTTGATCGCATCGACGGTAAGTGCTTTCACCGTGGAATCAGTCTGGAACATGCCGTACGGATGCAAACCGTAGGTGAGCAAGCGGCCCATCTTGCGGCCAAGTTCCACGGGGCTCTGGCGCGACGCCTTCAGGCCCGAGAGCGTCTCGGACTTGTACTTCTCGAGTTCGTCCGCCGGGAACGTCGGGTTCTTAATGACGTCGGCGTAGATCGAGAGCACGTTGTCCATATCGCGCTTCATACAGCCGATCGAGACGTTGATGTCATCGACCGACGATCCGGCGCCGAGTGACGCGCCGTAGAAGTCGAGCTTCTTGGCGATCTCGTCAGCCGACATCTTCTTCGTGCCCTTTTCGAGCAATGCCGACACCGCTGCGGCTGCGCCGTTATTCGCGCCGTCCTGCGCGTTGCCGCTGAGGATGAGCGTGCGGAAGTAGACGAGCGGCTGCTTATGATCTTCGACGATCACAACGCGAAGACCGTTCTTGAGCGTGAACTCCTTGAACGGCGGCACGGCTGATTTCGGGAGCGGTCCCGGAGCCGGCTTCTGCGAGCGATCGACCTGCGCATACGAAAGAGTCGCGCCAAGCATGAGCACTGCGGCGACGAACGTGGTGATTGTTTTCATATTCTTGAAAGTCATGGTCTGGAGTCTGCTGCAGATTATTGGTTCGACGGAACAGTGTAGGTAATGACCGAGCGTCCTTGCGTGGTCAAATACTTCTTCGCGACGCGCTGGATATCGGCTTTCGAGACCGCCATGTAGCGATCGATCTCCGAATTGAAGCGCTTGGTGTCGTGGAAGAGTGTGTACTGGTGCGACAACCCGAAGGCGATGCTGCCGAGGCTCGATGCCTGCTGGACGATATCCTTCGTCGTCTGGTTACGTACCTTCTGGAATTCTTCGTCGGAGATGCCGCTGTTCTGGATCTTTGCGACTTCCTCGTCAAGCTCTTTGCGAATCTTCGAAAGTTCGACGCCCTGCTTCGCGACGGCAAGCACACCAAAGACGCCATCCTTCTCGAGCGTCATGGCGATCGGGCTGACTTC
This Bacteroidota bacterium DNA region includes the following protein-coding sequences:
- a CDS encoding T9SS type A sorting domain-containing protein; the encoded protein is MPICGPENYGESRFFVSNYGIWAGNYDGSLWYNRTKKANADRLQFVTDGSGQLVVPTGKTVSVPIHYTHTAYYEPVDSLSFILNYSDALVFDHDSASAGWDVIRREVGQSSVKIILGRTDPAPATPDSLIATLFFHTLVTTERSATVALDEINFNQDTTFRECMVASLTKNDTLFIDLTDACGDSLIREYLRHDGMLQIDAIRPNPSSGAVRLSVRSAADGVAAIEVVNALGEVVASHERGLTSGMNEIELPTSTLPNGVYYVRLRSHGDTVGASVVIER
- a CDS encoding insulinase family protein yields the protein MKTITTFVAAVLMLGATLSYAQVDRSQKPAPGPLPKSAVPPFKEFTLKNGLRVVIVEDHKQPLVYFRTLILSGNAQDGANNGAAAAVSALLEKGTKKMSADEIAKKLDFYGASLGAGSSVDDINVSIGCMKRDMDNVLSIYADVIKNPTFPADELEKYKSETLSGLKASRQSPVELGRKMGRLLTYGLHPYGMFQTDSTVKALTVDAIKQWHQMHFCGSNAIIAVVGDITEKEIKPVLEKQFGDWNKGTYFPPSFPIVQPTKGTTISLVDRPGSAQSTVRLQHLGLASSNPDYDRASLVMSIFAGNGVIGFQNRLFQNIREKHGYTYTPGGSLTRSIDPGVMVAVAEVRNSVTDSALDQMLMEYKRLSTEPISESELNFAKGLIAGKFMMDLAEPQNTAGLVLSTLEYNLPKDYYSTYPERISKFTSAELMDVAKKVYPPEDLSIIVVGDASQVLPKLQRFGKVDVYDLDLKPKKNVEVKMHSTNVTVDEVLEKLYQGLNKPAYAALKNRKIEGTLSADIGGMTRKAKFEEIDAAPKRVWKKIDFGAPIVIETRVDGEHVYGYAPGQGGEVDPETAHSELGGAVFNEELHLKDPGYELKVLGIQAVPAGDAYVLDVQKPGKYHEKWYIDVKTGYRTRLEQIEGDNVSTQDFSDFRPVDGIPYAFKIAIHGGGDQTVELTSITHNVTVDDKMFMKK